A single genomic interval of Antechinus flavipes isolate AdamAnt ecotype Samford, QLD, Australia chromosome 1, AdamAnt_v2, whole genome shotgun sequence harbors:
- the LOC127541022 gene encoding phostensin-like, which produces MSLNPGEESKGTSGEPRTEQNKSREKSGLLKTQEFRALSSGVTEAAERRLNPRENVKMSSGLKKAQDRLNSGKALKWCPEGSEAEKQKLEFLYPRYKKLQSPKAAEKQAGDEGRMVSSLRSHSSVTSFFLLEKVRIGNSGPQHPLPFSVPLLFPAPPIQWTPKSCLKILFSGIHSNLGSRPQATSLLPKPQLPGPGKKQYPTSEEVSVVGDYISLTRSCLAKSSSERRHKQLRISFKEPVLQSIYYYPSENSMLPNMGSILMFVSPPPMHRKRRRNRRNYCHHQGNMEKNSRSRSCLGSGELCPLKC; this is translated from the coding sequence ATGAGTTTAAACCCAGGAGAAGAAAGCAAAGGGACCTCAGGTGAACCTAGGACAGAACAGAATAAATCCAGGGAGAAGTCAGGCCTTTTGAAGACACAGGAATTTCGAGCACTGAGTTCAGGGGTAACAGAGGCAGCAGAAAGGAGACTGAACCCAAGAGAGAATGTAAAAATGAGTTCTGGACTGAAGAAAGCACAGGACAGACTGAACTCTGGGAAGGCTCTAAAATGGTGTCCTGAGGGATCGGAAGCTGAAAAACAGAAGTTGGAGTTCTTATATCCCAGATATAAGAAGTTGCAGTCACCAAAGGCTGCTGAAAAACAAGCTGGGGATGAAGGCAGGATGGTAAGCTCCCTTAGAAGCCACTCCTCTGTGACCAGCTTTTTCCTACTCGAGAAAGTTAGAATTGGAAACTCAGGGCCACAGCACCCCCTACCATTCTCGGTACCTCTCCTATTCCCTGCTCCACCAATCCAGTGGACCCCAAAGAGCTGCCTGAAGATTCTGTTCAGCGGGATACACAGTAACCTGGGGTCTAGGCCTCAGGCAACCTCTCTCCTACCTAAACCCCAGCTCCCTGGCCCTGGAAAGAAGCAGTACCCCACTTCTGAGGAGGTATCGGTGGTTGGGGATTACATCAGCCTCACCCGAAGCTGCCTGGCAAAGAGTTCCTCCGAGAGACGCCACAAACAGCTCAGAATTTCATTTAAGGAGCCAGTCCTGCAGAGCATCTATTATTATCCTTCTGAGAATTCTATGCTACCGAACATGGGCTCTATCTTGATGTTTGTCTCCCCTCCTCCCATGcataggaagaggaggagaaataggaGGAATTACTGCCACCACCAAGGGAACATGGAGAAGAATTCAAGATCAAGGTCTTGCTTGGGGAGTGGAGAACTGTGTCCTCTCAAGTGCTGA